TACGATCAGTTTCTTGACATCAACCTGGATGGGCAGCTCACCTCCCGGGATGCGGAGCTCCTCTATCTCTGGTCCATTGGGGCGATTCCCGTGATTCCATATCTGGAGGACTGATCTGAAAGCACTTACGGCCCGCGCCTCCGAAATGCCGACCAACATGGGTCCATTTCGGGGGCGCAGGGAACCGTTGCAGCCCAATAGAGCCAGCCTGGAAGATAGCCGGAAATTGCCTCGCAGGCGCATTCCCCCTTGACGCGACAAGGGGATTGCCTTCACAAGCACACGTCTTTTTCGGAGGTTACCGACCAATGCCAGTACCCAGAAGACGCCACTGCTCCTCCCGCCAGGGGAAGGACCGGGCGCATAAGAAACTCTACCGCAAGCTGACCGTTCCGTGCGAAAAGTGCGGCGAACCGAAGCTGCGTCACCGCGTTTGCCCCGCATGCGGTACCTACAAGAAGCGGGATGTAAAGCCCGTCGTCACCACCTGATCGTGGCGACCCCCTAGCACTCTGAAAGAGAGTCGAATACATGCGGGTCGCTCTCGATGCGATGGGTGGGGATCTTGGTCCCCGGCCGGCGGTCGAGGGGGCGGTTCTTGCTGCCCGGCGCTACAACATTGAAGTCGCGCTGGTTGGCAAGCCCCGCTACCTGGAACGCTTTCTTGCGGCGATGAAGGTCAATGATCGCCGGATTTCGATCGTTGAAGCCAACGACGTGATCCGGATGACCGATTCGCCCAGCGAAACGCTGCGCCGTCGGAACTCCTCGCTCGCCATTGCCGCTGGCCTCGTCAAGAACGGGGAGGCGGATGCCCTCGTTTCCGCAGGGAACACGGGGGCAGTGCTAGCTCATTGTCTGCTGTCCTGGCGAACACTGCCAGGCATCAAGAAACCCGCAATCGCGACCTTCCTACCGACGCTCGAGGAATCGATCATCGTCCTCGACGCCGGCGCGAACGTCGATTGTAAGCCCCCC
This genomic window from bacterium contains:
- the rpmF gene encoding 50S ribosomal protein L32, which codes for MPVPRRRHCSSRQGKDRAHKKLYRKLTVPCEKCGEPKLRHRVCPACGTYKKRDVKPVVTT